In Mongoliitalea daihaiensis, one DNA window encodes the following:
- a CDS encoding mechanosensitive ion channel family protein: MLQRLFLVVLTLQLILAQQLLLGQVSSQQVLTQGNTETVQAPQASLEQNIKRIQQFNIAINSIIRGLEAEVDTTILADILPSAERIATVIQSRLDSQESRINLRYINALDNLLSGIKSQLNEAEKPVLVKMEQLLGFRTVVDSIKTDGIWQLGKESTIGFEEYTQAKKDLSKKLGQLEKSLQEARMVNANYLSRISRVSINLALVGERIQSQRRTLERSLLDKENNYLWEKRDFPDTERLLDIFKASLRFNGLIVSRYITSHMGVLFFLLTSIGVLYWWTSTNIKKIEQEKEFASIILGRLVYIHKFTLVASSLLILAISPFFFTNPPVTLFAVILFFMVSFSGILLTNRINKPALKVWGGLFILFVFSLISNLYWEISYNERWYLLAFGIIAILLGLQLKKVIATDAENSLPPYLSKITNVYIGFQAVAILANILGRFSLAKMLGITATLSLMHAVSLLVFLIVIKEMIYLQIEVSRKNQSEFTSMIDFKDIQQRITKLFSLLAIAIWGYYFFESLSLLDTLLEAIGNSLAKPRNILNASFTFGQVAVFILVVYISSFLANNVAYFASIKDQQYAAAKKKRLGSAILLLRLGVLSVGFLIAIAASGIPVDKIAIVLGALSVGIGFGLQTIVNNLVSGIILAFEKPIEIGDIIQVGTIEGTVSDIGIRASKIKNYDGAEIIIPNGDLLAQQLTNWTLSDKKRRVELIIGVAYQSDPDLVTQLIYEQLTREGILTLPVPRVYLQTFADNSINFRVLFWVDDIDVWIIIRDEVMRAIFKSFKTNNIEIPFPQRDLHIKSYPGVIKESVIKPTDQKGPSEEDSQ, from the coding sequence ATGCTGCAAAGGCTTTTTTTAGTAGTCCTTACCCTTCAATTAATACTCGCTCAGCAACTTTTGTTGGGGCAGGTATCATCTCAGCAAGTCCTTACCCAAGGAAATACAGAAACAGTCCAAGCTCCTCAAGCTAGCTTGGAGCAAAATATTAAGAGAATTCAACAGTTCAATATTGCCATCAATTCCATCATCAGAGGTTTGGAGGCTGAAGTAGACACTACAATACTCGCTGACATTTTGCCAAGTGCCGAACGAATAGCAACTGTCATTCAGTCACGGCTTGACAGTCAGGAGTCTCGGATCAATCTTCGCTACATCAATGCCTTGGACAATTTACTTTCTGGTATCAAATCACAATTGAATGAAGCCGAAAAGCCAGTCTTGGTTAAAATGGAGCAACTTTTAGGATTTCGAACAGTCGTTGATTCCATTAAGACGGATGGAATTTGGCAGTTGGGCAAGGAAAGTACCATTGGATTTGAAGAATATACCCAAGCCAAGAAAGACCTTTCTAAAAAATTAGGGCAACTAGAAAAATCCCTTCAGGAAGCTCGCATGGTCAATGCCAATTACCTTAGCAGAATATCCAGAGTAAGCATTAATCTAGCATTGGTTGGAGAACGAATACAATCCCAACGGAGAACTCTTGAAAGGAGCTTACTTGATAAAGAAAACAACTACCTATGGGAAAAAAGGGATTTTCCAGACACAGAACGTCTCCTCGATATTTTCAAAGCTTCCCTAAGGTTCAACGGATTGATCGTTTCCCGCTACATCACCAGCCACATGGGAGTTTTATTTTTCCTATTGACCTCCATCGGGGTACTCTATTGGTGGACTAGTACGAACATCAAAAAAATCGAACAAGAAAAAGAATTTGCCTCTATCATACTGGGAAGGCTGGTTTACATTCACAAATTCACCTTAGTTGCTTCTTCTTTGCTAATATTGGCTATTTCACCTTTCTTTTTCACCAATCCACCTGTGACACTTTTTGCTGTTATTCTTTTCTTTATGGTCTCTTTTTCAGGAATATTACTCACCAATCGTATCAATAAACCCGCCTTGAAAGTATGGGGTGGTTTATTTATCTTATTTGTATTTAGCTTAATCAGCAATCTTTATTGGGAGATTAGCTACAATGAACGCTGGTATTTATTAGCCTTTGGTATTATAGCAATCCTATTAGGCTTACAACTGAAAAAAGTTATTGCAACGGATGCAGAAAACTCACTTCCCCCTTATCTGAGTAAAATCACCAACGTATACATTGGCTTCCAAGCAGTAGCCATTTTAGCGAATATTCTGGGGAGATTCAGCTTAGCAAAAATGCTCGGGATTACTGCAACCCTCAGCCTCATGCATGCGGTGAGTTTGTTGGTTTTTCTGATCGTAATTAAAGAAATGATTTACCTCCAAATAGAAGTCAGTCGAAAAAATCAATCAGAGTTTACCTCCATGATTGATTTTAAAGATATCCAACAAAGAATTACCAAGCTTTTTTCCCTATTAGCCATCGCCATTTGGGGGTATTATTTCTTTGAAAGTCTTTCCTTGCTTGATACGCTTTTGGAAGCAATCGGGAATTCTCTAGCCAAACCTCGCAACATCCTCAATGCCTCTTTTACCTTTGGGCAAGTAGCGGTGTTTATTTTAGTGGTCTATATTTCCTCCTTTTTAGCCAATAACGTAGCATATTTTGCTTCTATCAAAGACCAACAATATGCCGCGGCAAAGAAAAAAAGACTGGGTTCTGCAATCCTTTTATTACGACTGGGGGTGCTTTCTGTTGGCTTTCTGATTGCTATAGCAGCATCTGGCATTCCGGTAGATAAAATAGCCATAGTCTTGGGAGCTTTGTCAGTTGGAATTGGTTTTGGTCTTCAGACTATTGTCAATAACTTAGTTTCGGGCATTATTTTAGCTTTCGAAAAACCCATAGAAATTGGCGATATCATTCAGGTAGGCACTATAGAAGGAACCGTCAGTGATATAGGGATCCGTGCATCCAAAATCAAAAATTACGATGGGGCAGAAATCATTATCCCCAACGGAGACCTACTAGCACAACAACTGACCAACTGGACGCTTTCAGATAAAAAAAGAAGGGTTGAATTAATTATTGGAGTCGCCTATCAATCAGATCCTGATTTAGTCACACAACTCATCTATGAGCAACTGACACGAGAAGGAATCTTGACACTACCTGTACCAAGGGTATATTTACAAACCTTTGCAGATAACTCAATAAATTTCCGAGTGCTATTTTGGGTTGATGACATTGATGTATGGATCATCATCCGGGATGAAGTCATGCGCGCTATATTCAAATCTTTTAAGACAAATAACATTGAAATTCCTTTCCCTCAGCGCGACCTACATATCAAATCCTATCCTGGAGTAATCAAAGAATCAGTAATCAAACCCACAGACCAAAAAGGACCATCAGAAGAAGATAGTCAATAA
- a CDS encoding MFS transporter, with translation MNQKARLSFSQIINMNVGFFGIQYSFGLQQSAVNPIYDMLGAQPHEIPILNLAGPMTGLLIQPIIGALSDKTWSPRFGRRKPYFFIGAVFCSICLFLYPFSSSLWMAAGLLWVLDAANNTAMEPYRALIADTMPEDQFAKGFLTQSFFTGLGITLANVSLFVFQKYIPGTAGSLPVWVYASFFLGTICSITSVMWSISKTTEIPPTEEELKELRKHQEGKPNLVIQFFLSIITSLLIYIYFALLLIPSIFSRGLIKRQIDAIENNPRLSVLFGQNLEIVNSIVVMPKVMWQLALVYLFQWYALFVYWQNAAKSIAQSVWKTSPTADMKLFEEAVGWTGLVNGWYNIVTFLTAFGLVGVAKKYGPRKVHFVCLIMAGVGLLIFPFIENKYLLFAPMTGFGIAWASMMGIPYLLVVNEIPKERYGVYMGIINMMIVIPMILQTLTFGFISKNFLGNDPGTAILFAGLLLLGAAAAVLRIKETHDVDTIKAPMGGGH, from the coding sequence ATGAACCAAAAAGCTCGTTTATCCTTTAGTCAAATTATCAACATGAATGTCGGGTTTTTCGGCATTCAATACAGCTTTGGCTTGCAGCAAAGTGCTGTCAACCCCATCTATGATATGTTGGGGGCGCAACCACATGAAATTCCTATTCTGAATTTAGCAGGCCCCATGACAGGTCTCTTGATTCAACCCATCATTGGAGCCTTGAGTGACAAAACATGGTCTCCAAGGTTTGGCCGAAGGAAGCCTTACTTTTTTATTGGTGCTGTTTTTTGTAGTATTTGCTTATTTCTGTATCCGTTCAGTAGCAGTCTTTGGATGGCTGCTGGATTACTCTGGGTATTGGATGCTGCTAACAATACTGCTATGGAGCCTTACCGGGCTTTAATTGCAGACACCATGCCCGAAGATCAGTTTGCCAAAGGATTTCTAACCCAAAGTTTTTTCACCGGGCTGGGAATTACTTTGGCCAATGTTTCTCTCTTTGTTTTTCAAAAATACATCCCTGGTACAGCTGGTTCTTTGCCTGTATGGGTGTATGCTTCCTTCTTTTTGGGGACCATCTGTTCCATCACATCGGTTATGTGGAGTATCTCAAAAACCACTGAAATTCCACCCACAGAAGAAGAATTGAAAGAATTACGAAAACATCAGGAAGGCAAACCAAACCTGGTGATTCAGTTTTTCTTGTCTATCATCACATCCTTATTGATTTACATTTATTTCGCCCTTTTATTGATACCCTCTATTTTTTCACGCGGGCTGATCAAAAGACAAATTGATGCGATCGAAAATAACCCAAGACTCTCTGTGCTTTTTGGGCAAAACTTGGAAATTGTCAATTCTATAGTTGTCATGCCTAAAGTGATGTGGCAGCTTGCCTTGGTGTATTTATTTCAGTGGTATGCGCTATTTGTTTACTGGCAGAATGCAGCAAAAAGTATTGCACAATCTGTATGGAAAACATCTCCTACAGCTGACATGAAGCTTTTTGAGGAGGCAGTAGGCTGGACAGGTCTCGTAAATGGCTGGTACAATATTGTCACCTTCCTTACAGCATTTGGACTCGTGGGGGTTGCCAAGAAATATGGGCCTCGAAAAGTGCACTTCGTTTGTTTGATCATGGCTGGAGTTGGCTTATTGATTTTCCCCTTTATTGAAAATAAATATTTACTATTTGCCCCAATGACAGGATTTGGAATAGCGTGGGCAAGTATGATGGGAATTCCTTACTTATTGGTAGTGAATGAAATTCCAAAAGAACGCTACGGCGTGTACATGGGCATCATCAACATGATGATTGTAATTCCTATGATTCTACAAACATTGACCTTTGGATTTATTTCCAAAAACTTCTTGGGCAATGATCCGGGAACTGCCATCCTATTTGCTGGTCTACTATTGCTTGGAGCCGCTGCGGCAGTGCTCCGAATCAAAGAAACGCACGATGTAGATACTATCAAGGCCCCTATGGGAGGGGGACATTAA
- a CDS encoding trypsin-like peptidase domain-containing protein — protein sequence MNKGQFFLGIIVASMIGGIIALAGASYLSKQNSATNFTDKQNTSLVNWLSDDKFIVPEGINFVASAEQVTPAVVHVKSSVTVAQQQRGMDPLEELFGFRQPDRRGAPRQGQSSGSGVIISEDGYIVTNNHVIENATKVDISLSDNTRYTARVIGTDPTTDLALLKVEAKGLPYVKFGDSDQVKVGEWVLAVGNPFDLTSTVTAGIISAKARNIGILRDLENNLQIESFLQTDAVVNPGNSGGALVNLKGELIGINTAIASRTGTFNGYAFAVPTSIVKKVMDDLLEYGTVQRGILGVTIRNVNPELEEELNKTLGVSRGVYVSGVNDGSGGAEAGLKEGDIIVGIDGVETESVARLQEMVARKRPGDKVEVAYLRNGKETKVKATLKNISGDTKIIRKELPKRATFEGIIFEDVKDDLKNRLSISGGASIISINNEEWRKSGAKVGFIITSVIGSDGRYRISGAEDLNNVLADNKGEEVVILGVYPSGQEYYFEVKIK from the coding sequence ATGAATAAAGGTCAGTTTTTCCTAGGTATCATTGTCGCCTCTATGATCGGAGGTATCATAGCATTGGCAGGGGCAAGCTACCTGTCCAAGCAAAATTCGGCAACCAATTTTACGGATAAGCAAAACACCAGTTTGGTCAATTGGCTTTCGGATGATAAGTTTATTGTGCCAGAAGGGATCAATTTTGTAGCCTCTGCAGAGCAAGTAACACCCGCAGTTGTCCATGTCAAAAGTTCAGTTACCGTAGCTCAACAGCAAAGAGGTATGGATCCCCTAGAGGAGCTTTTTGGTTTTAGACAGCCAGATCGAAGAGGCGCCCCTAGGCAGGGACAGAGTTCAGGATCGGGTGTGATCATCTCTGAGGATGGGTATATAGTGACAAATAACCATGTCATTGAAAACGCTACAAAAGTAGATATCTCATTATCTGACAATACGCGCTACACTGCACGTGTCATAGGTACGGATCCTACCACTGATTTAGCATTATTAAAAGTGGAGGCCAAAGGCTTGCCATACGTGAAGTTTGGAGACTCAGATCAGGTGAAGGTTGGTGAGTGGGTATTGGCCGTGGGTAACCCATTTGACTTGACATCTACCGTTACTGCTGGGATCATTTCTGCGAAAGCGAGAAATATTGGGATTTTAAGAGATTTAGAAAATAACCTTCAGATTGAATCTTTCTTGCAGACAGATGCTGTGGTAAATCCTGGAAACTCTGGTGGTGCCTTGGTGAATCTTAAAGGAGAATTAATCGGTATCAATACAGCGATTGCCTCTCGTACAGGTACCTTCAATGGCTATGCATTTGCCGTGCCTACGTCTATTGTGAAAAAAGTAATGGATGATTTACTGGAATACGGTACTGTTCAAAGAGGTATTTTGGGAGTTACCATCAGAAATGTCAACCCTGAGCTGGAAGAGGAATTGAATAAGACTTTAGGAGTCTCTCGAGGTGTGTATGTTTCTGGTGTCAATGATGGTAGCGGAGGTGCAGAGGCTGGTTTGAAGGAAGGTGATATTATCGTTGGTATTGACGGTGTGGAAACAGAATCAGTAGCCCGACTGCAAGAAATGGTTGCAAGAAAGAGACCTGGAGACAAAGTAGAAGTTGCTTACTTAAGGAATGGAAAAGAAACAAAGGTAAAAGCAACATTGAAAAATATTTCAGGTGATACAAAGATTATCAGAAAGGAACTGCCGAAGCGTGCAACGTTTGAAGGGATCATATTTGAAGATGTCAAGGACGACTTGAAAAACCGCTTGAGTATTTCTGGTGGAGCTAGCATTATCAGTATCAATAATGAGGAATGGAGAAAATCAGGTGCTAAAGTTGGCTTTATCATTACCTCTGTAATTGGTTCAGATGGAAGATATAGAATTTCTGGTGCCGAAGATTTGAATAATGTACTTGCTGACAACAAAGGAGAAGAAGTAGTAATCCTTGGAGTATATCCTTCTGGTCAGGAGTATTACTTTGAAGTTAAAATCAAATAA
- a CDS encoding DUF4221 family protein — MLIQFSQFLEVIVKNLSRYLALLVFAACSSGNNQKTAVVIKLSPETIEVPTIDFASSNPGMIHLFDSDSGEHVMIYNHVIKKLQISSFPEGKLKLTIPLEFDNEKRSRRFTGGTLIGNDSIFVTFYPPALGMINFDGELLWEQTLPEGNYRVSHIGNGSMIPLFKSHNRIFGAQPFLMDHHRMSTSDIQKQSLVYSASLTSDEAAWHEVYYALDYWEQGKKLSYFSWAKRADLIYIAPFYDHSIQVFDTKTNLVVATKEVKSKHIEKFNVVNELPANPDKAIIETLESDQYETFLYDPYRDVFYRIFLPGYPIEKAFNTDQLRLMERSRPLTGIMVLDKELNVLAEHLFEAFEVHSSDNFLVGKAGLYVSTNNMNRDDFSDDLMSYKLLTLEF, encoded by the coding sequence ATGCTGATTCAATTTTCTCAGTTTTTAGAAGTTATTGTGAAAAATCTGTCACGTTATCTGGCTTTACTAGTGTTTGCAGCTTGTTCCTCAGGGAATAATCAAAAAACTGCGGTGGTCATCAAACTATCCCCCGAAACAATAGAAGTCCCAACTATCGACTTCGCCTCCTCTAACCCTGGAATGATTCACCTTTTTGATTCAGATTCGGGCGAACATGTAATGATTTACAATCACGTTATTAAAAAACTTCAGATTTCTTCATTTCCAGAAGGAAAACTCAAACTTACTATCCCTCTTGAATTTGACAACGAAAAACGGTCAAGGCGCTTTACTGGAGGAACCTTAATAGGAAATGATTCCATTTTTGTTACATTTTACCCTCCTGCATTAGGGATGATCAACTTTGATGGTGAATTGCTTTGGGAACAGACCTTACCCGAGGGAAACTATAGAGTTTCTCATATCGGAAATGGAAGCATGATTCCACTATTCAAGTCTCATAACAGGATATTTGGAGCCCAACCATTTCTCATGGACCATCATCGGATGAGCACAAGTGATATCCAAAAACAATCACTAGTGTACAGCGCTAGTTTAACAAGTGATGAGGCTGCATGGCATGAAGTCTACTATGCTTTAGATTACTGGGAACAGGGGAAAAAACTATCTTACTTCTCTTGGGCAAAGCGGGCTGACTTGATTTATATCGCCCCCTTTTATGACCATAGCATTCAGGTTTTTGACACCAAAACCAACCTAGTAGTGGCCACAAAAGAAGTGAAGTCCAAGCATATTGAAAAATTCAATGTTGTAAATGAACTACCTGCCAATCCCGATAAGGCCATTATCGAAACACTGGAATCCGATCAATACGAAACATTTTTGTACGATCCTTATCGAGACGTGTTTTATAGAATCTTTCTCCCGGGTTATCCCATAGAAAAAGCCTTCAACACTGATCAGCTTCGTTTGATGGAGCGATCCAGGCCATTGACAGGGATTATGGTTTTGGATAAGGAATTGAATGTCCTAGCGGAACACCTATTTGAAGCCTTTGAAGTACATTCTTCGGACAACTTCCTCGTTGGAAAAGCAGGCCTGTACGTTTCTACTAACAATATGAATCGGGATGATTTCAGTGATGACTTGATGAGCTATAAGCTTCTGACATTGGAGTTTTGA
- a CDS encoding amylosucrase: protein MPSTITHNDFILRIIAKYALNIRPKDTAVIQRLETHLEVIGKLFYELYSTHPHKDEQFELLIVQVIQQGQNRAMDLQARDKEKATKDHWFLSNEIVGMSLYVDRFAGKLQDMPSKLPYLEDLGVNFLHLMPLFESPEGESDGGYAVSNFRKVDTKFGNLQDLEKLRKLMHEKGMYLMLDIVLNHTSHKHEWAEKAKAGDPYYQSFFYMYDNRWIPNQYEQSMPEIFPEGAPGNFTWVPECNRWVMTVFHNYQWDLNYMNPIVLKEMVDNVLFYANLGVDVLRVDAPAFIWKQTGTTSQNLPQVHSLLQLIKHCVLVAAPGMALLGEAIVAPQEIIKYFGTGPYTAKECDFAYNATHMALQWDTLATGDTELLMSAQHLMLQKPYGTSWITYTRCHDDIGLGYTDEMIRSIGKNPYHHRKFITDFYSGNYPNSPSKGALFSFNPKTGDARISGTLASLCGLELALETNNTSKIEESIQKILLMQAHSLVLGGLPMLFYGDEIGYTNDYSFYDDPAKSYDNRWMHRPLIDWEKAANIQLEGTVEQKIYQGTQKLIAIRKQLPQLADLKNLVWSSPQSNHVTVFLREDEGKRFFGAFNFSAYATQISWYAFREYTEKPERLLDLWNGVTLEVGMDHEFLHFEPYQFMLLEVH from the coding sequence ATGCCATCGACGATCACCCACAATGATTTCATTCTCCGAATCATTGCTAAATATGCGCTAAACATCCGTCCAAAAGACACTGCCGTCATTCAACGATTGGAAACTCATTTGGAAGTGATTGGCAAATTATTTTATGAGCTCTACAGCACCCATCCTCATAAGGATGAGCAATTTGAATTACTGATAGTCCAAGTCATTCAGCAGGGTCAAAATCGTGCTATGGATCTACAAGCGAGAGATAAAGAGAAAGCAACAAAAGACCATTGGTTTTTGAGTAATGAAATTGTAGGAATGAGCTTGTATGTGGACAGATTTGCAGGTAAGCTGCAAGATATGCCATCTAAGCTCCCGTATTTAGAGGATTTGGGCGTAAATTTCCTACACCTGATGCCGCTATTTGAAAGTCCTGAGGGAGAAAGTGATGGAGGTTATGCTGTCTCCAATTTCCGAAAAGTAGATACAAAATTCGGAAACTTACAGGATTTGGAAAAGTTGCGTAAACTCATGCATGAAAAAGGCATGTACCTGATGTTGGACATCGTACTGAATCACACTTCCCACAAACACGAATGGGCGGAAAAAGCGAAAGCGGGTGATCCCTACTATCAGAGCTTCTTCTACATGTACGATAATCGATGGATACCCAATCAGTACGAACAAAGCATGCCAGAAATCTTCCCTGAGGGAGCACCGGGCAACTTCACCTGGGTTCCCGAATGCAACCGATGGGTGATGACAGTATTTCACAATTACCAATGGGATTTGAATTACATGAATCCTATCGTATTGAAAGAAATGGTGGACAATGTCCTTTTTTATGCCAATTTGGGTGTAGATGTATTACGTGTAGATGCACCAGCCTTTATCTGGAAACAAACGGGCACCACCAGTCAAAACCTTCCTCAAGTACATAGTCTTTTGCAACTCATCAAACATTGTGTATTGGTAGCTGCACCAGGCATGGCGCTCTTGGGTGAGGCGATCGTCGCTCCTCAGGAAATCATCAAGTATTTCGGTACAGGACCTTACACCGCTAAAGAATGTGATTTTGCCTATAATGCTACACATATGGCTTTGCAATGGGATACCTTGGCCACCGGGGACACTGAATTATTGATGAGTGCACAGCATTTGATGCTTCAAAAACCTTATGGAACATCTTGGATCACCTACACCCGATGCCATGATGATATTGGCTTGGGCTATACAGATGAAATGATCCGAAGCATCGGTAAGAATCCTTATCATCACCGAAAATTCATCACGGACTTTTATTCGGGGAATTACCCCAACAGTCCTTCCAAAGGAGCATTATTCTCCTTCAATCCGAAAACAGGAGATGCCCGAATCAGCGGAACATTGGCATCCTTGTGTGGTTTGGAACTAGCACTTGAAACAAACAACACCTCTAAAATTGAAGAATCCATTCAGAAGATTTTGTTGATGCAGGCACACTCCCTAGTTTTGGGTGGATTACCTATGTTATTTTACGGGGATGAGATTGGCTATACCAACGATTACAGCTTCTATGATGATCCTGCCAAAAGTTACGATAACCGCTGGATGCACAGGCCTTTGATAGATTGGGAAAAAGCTGCCAATATTCAACTTGAAGGCACTGTTGAACAAAAGATTTACCAAGGCACACAAAAGCTGATTGCTATCCGTAAACAGCTCCCACAACTAGCTGACCTCAAAAATCTAGTTTGGTCCAGTCCTCAAAGCAACCATGTGACTGTCTTTTTGCGGGAAGATGAAGGAAAACGCTTCTTTGGCGCTTTTAACTTCAGCGCATATGCTACTCAAATCAGCTGGTATGCTTTCCGTGAATATACCGAAAAGCCTGAAAGATTGCTGGATCTCTGGAACGGAGTCACTCTTGAGGTAGGAATGGATCATGAATTCCTTCACTTTGAACCATATCAATTCATGCTATTGGAAGTACATTAA
- a CDS encoding 3'-5' exonuclease codes for MNDFLGQLAEILFLDIETASLEESFDTLPPRLQEEWLKKEKLIQADPTQEREPGSLFFQKAGIYAEFGKVICIGVGYFHFVKGEDKLEFRTKSFYGDDEYELLADFCTLLSKKRWTLCAHNGKEFDFPYLSRRILINRLPLPEPLQLAGKKPWEIRHLDTLELWKFGDYKHYTRLELLASVFDIPTSKDSIDGSQVNQTYYQDKNLHLIKDYCLKDVLVTAQIYLAFQGLPPDLDMEIINRDED; via the coding sequence ATGAACGATTTTTTAGGACAGTTAGCAGAAATTCTTTTTTTGGACATCGAGACTGCAAGTTTGGAGGAAAGCTTTGATACACTCCCTCCAAGGTTGCAAGAGGAATGGCTCAAAAAAGAAAAACTTATACAAGCAGATCCTACACAAGAGCGAGAACCTGGCAGCTTATTCTTCCAAAAAGCGGGCATCTATGCCGAGTTTGGAAAGGTCATCTGCATAGGTGTTGGCTATTTCCATTTTGTAAAGGGTGAGGACAAACTGGAATTCCGTACCAAAAGCTTCTATGGAGATGATGAATATGAGCTACTAGCAGACTTTTGCACGCTCCTCAGCAAAAAGCGCTGGACTCTATGCGCACACAATGGAAAGGAATTTGACTTCCCCTACCTGAGCAGACGAATCCTGATCAACCGCTTACCACTGCCCGAGCCCTTGCAGTTGGCTGGGAAAAAACCTTGGGAAATCCGACATTTGGACACCCTGGAGTTATGGAAATTTGGAGATTACAAGCACTATACCCGCTTAGAGCTATTAGCTTCTGTTTTTGACATACCTACCTCCAAAGACAGCATCGATGGTTCACAAGTCAATCAGACCTATTATCAGGACAAAAACCTTCACCTCATCAAAGATTACTGTCTCAAAGATGTCCTCGTAACTGCTCAAATCTACCTGGCCTTCCAGGGCTTACCCCCCGACCTCGATATGGAAATCATCAATAGAGACGAGGATTAA
- a CDS encoding YraN family protein — protein MAAHNEQGKLAEELTKEWLTGKGYIFRDANYRHGHAEIDLIFEYQGLLVFVEVKFRSGTGFGYAEEFVDGTKRKLLVKAADHYIHQKDWHRDIRFDIVGVYKDQRNNYHFKHFEDAFY, from the coding sequence ATGGCAGCACACAACGAACAAGGAAAGCTTGCGGAAGAATTGACCAAGGAATGGTTGACGGGCAAGGGCTATATTTTCAGAGATGCCAATTACAGGCACGGACATGCTGAGATAGATCTGATTTTTGAATACCAGGGATTGTTAGTATTTGTGGAAGTGAAGTTCAGGAGTGGGACAGGCTTTGGCTATGCAGAAGAATTTGTGGATGGCACCAAACGTAAACTTCTCGTCAAAGCTGCCGACCATTACATTCATCAGAAGGATTGGCACAGGGATATCCGCTTTGATATAGTTGGTGTATACAAGGATCAGCGCAACAACTATCATTTCAAGCATTTTGAGGATGCTTTTTATTGA
- the lipB gene encoding lipoyl(octanoyl) transferase LipB: protein MNQVINKKVKFLDLGLKDYKDCWDYQESIFGSIVTRKIDNRKAAPEAQVATENYLLFVEHPHVYTLGKSGELSHLLLDEKGLEEKHATFYKINRGGDITYHGPGQLVGYPILDLENFFTDIHKYLRLLEEAIILTLADYGIAAGRIDGLTGVWLDHVEQKNPRKICAMGVKSSRWVTMHGFAFNVNADLTYFGNIVPCGIADKAVTSLHLELGRPMDESEVKEKVKNHLVELFGMELI, encoded by the coding sequence GTGAATCAAGTTATCAATAAAAAAGTAAAATTTCTAGACCTGGGCCTCAAGGACTACAAAGATTGTTGGGATTATCAAGAATCCATCTTTGGAAGTATTGTCACCCGAAAGATAGACAATAGAAAAGCTGCTCCAGAAGCGCAGGTAGCTACGGAAAACTATCTGCTTTTTGTGGAGCACCCACATGTCTACACCTTGGGTAAAAGCGGCGAGCTTTCCCACTTACTATTGGACGAAAAAGGTTTAGAAGAAAAACATGCTACTTTTTACAAAATCAACCGAGGGGGTGACATCACTTATCATGGGCCTGGTCAATTGGTAGGGTACCCCATTTTGGATTTGGAAAACTTTTTTACCGATATCCATAAGTATTTACGATTGCTGGAAGAAGCAATTATATTGACCTTAGCTGACTATGGCATAGCTGCTGGGAGAATCGATGGACTCACTGGTGTATGGTTAGATCATGTGGAACAAAAGAATCCACGGAAAATCTGCGCCATGGGTGTCAAATCCAGTCGCTGGGTGACCATGCACGGCTTTGCCTTCAACGTCAATGCTGACCTCACTTATTTTGGCAATATAGTCCCATGTGGCATCGCCGATAAGGCCGTAACCTCCTTACATCTGGAATTGGGAAGGCCCATGGATGAGTCAGAAGTCAAGGAAAAAGTCAAAAATCACTTGGTAGAGTTGTTTGGGATGGAGTTGATTTGA